The genomic DNA CACCACCCGCGTCACCCCGTACGCGGCCAGGCGCTGCTCGACCTCGGCGCGGAAGGCGTCGCTCTGCTCGCCGGCCATGGCCAGGACCGCCATGTCCGACGTCGTGCCCGGGGGGAGCGCGGCCCGGGCGGCGGCGGCGACCGCCTCGGCCGCCGGCACGATGCCCGCGGCCGTGGGGTTGCCCGCGGTGCTGCGGCCCAGGCCGAGGACCTCCCCGTCGTGGTCGAGCGCGACCGCCCGGGTGCTCGTGCCACCGGCGTCGAGGGCCAGGAGCTGCGTCATGAGGTCCTCACCGGGAGTTCAGGAGACGGTCGCGCGGCGGGGGTTGTGTTGCGGTTGCGTTGCACTCGCCCGCAGCGCCGCCGAGGTGGTTGCCCCGGGCGCGGCCACACACTAGCGTGAGAGCGAATTTCAGGGACTCGGGAAGCGGGCGATACTCATTCTCACGTCGGAGCGGGCTGCGCAGACGCGCGAGCAGGCCCCCGCGGTCGCGGACCGGATCCGCGCGCTGCAGCCCGACATGCCCGCCGCGCTCGCCCGCGTCGCCGACTACCTGCTGACGCAGCCGCAGGCGCCCCTGACCCTGTCGATCGGCGAGCTGGCCGAGCAGGCCGGGACCTCCGCCGCCAGCGTCACCCGCTTCTGCCGGATGATCGGCTACGCCGGCTACGTCGAGCTGCGCGTCGGCATCGCCACCGACGTCGGCCGCAGCACCGCGCGCGAGTCGTGGGCCAACGAGATCGGCCGCGAGGTCTCGCCGGACGACACCCCCGAGCTGCTGCTGGCGCGCCTCATCGGCAGCCACACGCGGTCGCTGCGCGAGGCCACCTCGGCCATCGACCTCGCGGTGATGAGCGAGGTGTCGCAGCGCATCGGGCGCAGCCGTCTCGTCGACATCTACGGCGTCGGCGGCAGCGCGATGCTCGGCCAGGAGCTGCAGGGCCGGCTCTACCGCATCGGCGTCCCCGCCTTCACCTGGTCCGACGTCCACCTCGGCCTGGTCAGCGCCGCGATCCAGGGTCCCGACACGGTGGCCATCGGCATCTCCACGACCGGGCGGACCGAGGAGACGATCGAGATGCTCGCCGAGGCCGACCGGGCGGGCGCCTTCACCGTCGCCATCACCAACAACCCGGGCTCCCCGCTCGACGAGCTCGCCCAGGCCAGCATCGTCACCTCGGTCTACGAGCAGGCGCTGCAGCCCGACGACCTGTCGGCCAAGCACGGCCAGCTGCTCGTGCTCGACCTGCTCTACCTCCTCGTGGCCCAGGAGGACTTCGACCGCTCCAGCGACAAGCTCGCCGCGTCGGCGCTCGCCGTGGCCTCGCACCGACGGCCCCGGCGCACCCGCTCCACCCCCGAGCCGCACCCCGGGTCGTCGACGCCGTGAGCGCCGTCCCGGCCCCAGCCCCCAGCACCGCACCGACCGACCAGAGGAGCCCGATGGACTTCGCCGCCGCGGCGAACGACTTCGCCGAGCAGGTGCGTACGCGCCTCGACGCGATCACCCGCACCGCCGCCGAGGGTGGCCTCGACGCCGCCCTCGACCTGATGACCACCACGATCGAGTCCGGCGGCGTCGTCCACGCCTTCGGCACCGGGCACTCCGAGGCCTTCGCCATGGAGATCGCCGGGCGCGCCGGGGGCTTCATCCCCACCAACAAGATCGCGCTGCGCGACCTCGTGCTGCGCGGCAGCCTCTCGGTCGACGACCTCGGCGGCTCCAGCCTGGAGCGCAACCCGGACAACGTCGAGCAGCTGTGGGACCTGGCCGGGATCCAGCCCGGCGACATACTCATGATCGCCTCGAACTCGGGCGTCAACGGCTCGATCGTCGGCCTCGCGCTGATCGCCAAGGAGCGCGGGATCCCGCTGGTCGCGGTGACCTCGATGGAGCACACGATGGCCGTGCCGCTCAAGCACCCGAGCGGCCAGCGGCTGTCGGACGTCGCCGACGTCGTGATCGACAACCTCGCCCCGTACGGCGACGCCACCCTCACGCTCAACGGCGGCGTCCCGGTCGGTGCGGTCTCCTCGATCACCGCCGCGTACATCGCACAGCTGCTGACCGTCGGCGTCAGCGAGCGGATCGCCGTCGACGGCCGGCGGCCCCCGCTCTACCTCTCCGCGAACATCCCCGGCGGCGACGAGCACAACTCCGCGCTGGAGGCGCGCTACGCCGGCCGCATCCACCGCGGCACCTAGGCCGTCCCACCCAGCCCCGAGCAGCACCACCCGCACGCACCCGCCAGAACCCTCGACGAACCACGAACCGGAGGACTCAGAAGATGAACAACCCCGTCCCGACCCTGCGCTCGTTCGACCGGCGCAACTTCCTGCGCGGCGGGCTCGCCGCCGCCGCCCTCGCCGCGACCGGCGGCCTCGCCGGCTGCGCGACGTCGGGCACCGGTTCGACGACGCCGTCGAACACCGCCACGGGCGCCGGCAGCGCCGACAACCCGTTCGGGCTGGCCGCGAACTCCTCCACGGAGGCCGTGATCTTCAAGGGCGGCTACGGCATCGAGTACGCCGAGTTCGCGGGCAAGGCGATGCAGACGAAGAACGCGGGCTCGACGGTCAAGGTCAGCCCGGCGACGAACATCGCCCAGACCCTGCAGCCGCGCTTCGTCGCGGGCAACCCGCCGGACGTCATCGACAACTCCGGCGCCGGCCTCATCGGCATCAACACGATCCGCGACCAGCTGGCCGACCTCACCGACGTGATCAACGCCAACAACTACGAGGGCACCAAGATCGCCGACACCCTCTACCCGGGGGTCACGGCGCCGGGCACCTTCGACGGCAAGTTCGTCCAGCTCAACTACGTCCTCACCGTGTACGCGCTCTGGTACTCGGCCTCGCTCTTCGAGCAGAACGGCTGGACGGTCCCCAAGACCTACGACGAGATGTACGAGCTCGGCGGCCAGGCCAACGCCAAGGGCAAGTACCTGCTCGGCTGGGGCAAGGAGGCCGCGACCTACTACCAGACGATGGCCATCGCCTCGGCGATCAAGCAGGGCGGCAACGACGTGCGCCTCGCGCTGGAGAACCTCAAGCCCGACTGCTGGTCGATGCCGGCCGTGCAGTCGGTCTTCACCGGCCTGAAGAAGATCATCGACGCCGGCTACGTGAAGCCGGGCGGCGCGGGCACCGTGTTCACCGCCGCGCAGGCGCAGTGGAGCAACGACGAGGACTTCCTGCTCTACCCCTCGGGCGGCTGGATCGAGAACGAGATGAAGGACCAGACCAAGGACGGCTTCAAGATGACCGGGGCGCCCGAGCCGACGGTCGACTCCAGCTCGGCGATGCCGTGGGAGGCGCTGCACTCCACCGCGGGCGAGGGCTACATCGTCCCGGCGCAGGGCAAGAACGTCGCCGGCGGCAAGGAGTTCCTGCGCGCGATGCTGAGCAAGGACGCGGCGACCAACTTCGCCAAGACCACCTTCAGCTCGAGCATCGTCAAGGGCCTCATCCCCGAGGACGGCTTCGGCTCGACCGCCCTGCAGTCGCAGGTCAAGATGCTCGACGCGGCCGGCACGAACGTCTTCACCTGGAACTTCGTCGACCTCTACGGCACCAACACCGACCAGCTCGTGCTGTGGAACACCTTCCTCCAGGGCGGCTCCGACGTCGCGACCCTGACCAAGGGCCTCCAGTCGATCACCGACAAGATCGCCTCGGACGACTCGGTCAAGAAGGTCCCGGTGTCGTGACGGCCGTCGGCCCGGTCGCCCCCGTCGAGGGGGCGGCCGCCGGCGTCGGTCTGCGCCACGGGCTGCGGCAGCTGGGCTCGCCCCGCTGGCGCAAGCGCAACCTGACCTTCGACCGGATCAGCTTCTT from Microlunatus sagamiharensis includes the following:
- a CDS encoding MurR/RpiR family transcriptional regulator codes for the protein MRALQPDMPAALARVADYLLTQPQAPLTLSIGELAEQAGTSAASVTRFCRMIGYAGYVELRVGIATDVGRSTARESWANEIGREVSPDDTPELLLARLIGSHTRSLREATSAIDLAVMSEVSQRIGRSRLVDIYGVGGSAMLGQELQGRLYRIGVPAFTWSDVHLGLVSAAIQGPDTVAIGISTTGRTEETIEMLAEADRAGAFTVAITNNPGSPLDELAQASIVTSVYEQALQPDDLSAKHGQLLVLDLLYLLVAQEDFDRSSDKLAASALAVASHRRPRRTRSTPEPHPGSSTP
- a CDS encoding sugar isomerase domain-containing protein translates to MDFAAAANDFAEQVRTRLDAITRTAAEGGLDAALDLMTTTIESGGVVHAFGTGHSEAFAMEIAGRAGGFIPTNKIALRDLVLRGSLSVDDLGGSSLERNPDNVEQLWDLAGIQPGDILMIASNSGVNGSIVGLALIAKERGIPLVAVTSMEHTMAVPLKHPSGQRLSDVADVVIDNLAPYGDATLTLNGGVPVGAVSSITAAYIAQLLTVGVSERIAVDGRRPPLYLSANIPGGDEHNSALEARYAGRIHRGT
- the ngcE gene encoding N-acetylglucosamine/diacetylchitobiose ABC transporter substrate-binding protein, translating into MNNPVPTLRSFDRRNFLRGGLAAAALAATGGLAGCATSGTGSTTPSNTATGAGSADNPFGLAANSSTEAVIFKGGYGIEYAEFAGKAMQTKNAGSTVKVSPATNIAQTLQPRFVAGNPPDVIDNSGAGLIGINTIRDQLADLTDVINANNYEGTKIADTLYPGVTAPGTFDGKFVQLNYVLTVYALWYSASLFEQNGWTVPKTYDEMYELGGQANAKGKYLLGWGKEAATYYQTMAIASAIKQGGNDVRLALENLKPDCWSMPAVQSVFTGLKKIIDAGYVKPGGAGTVFTAAQAQWSNDEDFLLYPSGGWIENEMKDQTKDGFKMTGAPEPTVDSSSAMPWEALHSTAGEGYIVPAQGKNVAGGKEFLRAMLSKDAATNFAKTTFSSSIVKGLIPEDGFGSTALQSQVKMLDAAGTNVFTWNFVDLYGTNTDQLVLWNTFLQGGSDVATLTKGLQSITDKIASDDSVKKVPVS